In the Thauera sedimentorum genome, one interval contains:
- the rpoS gene encoding RNA polymerase sigma factor RpoS codes for MHDPATPEDVDCQEPDLPLEVEVFAEPPPPAPESEFLSDVTQIYLNEIGANPLLTAQEEVALARRVRAGDFDARQVMIERNLRLVVNIAKHYLNRGIPLLDLVEEGNLGLMHALEKFDPERGFRFSTYATWWIRQNIERAIMNQSRTIRLPVHVVKELNQVLRAQRHLEASGNGEYSLEEIAQRLGRPVEDVRAILAVSEHTASLDAPLDIDPSLSIGESLADEHAETPETQIHTGEIETLIREWIAMLNDKQRLVIRHRYGLDECELMTLEELAAQLGLTRERVRQIQLEALGQLRRILKRRGISKDVLL; via the coding sequence ATGCACGATCCGGCAACGCCTGAAGACGTTGACTGCCAGGAACCGGATCTGCCGCTCGAGGTGGAGGTTTTTGCCGAACCTCCTCCTCCGGCACCGGAGAGCGAGTTTCTCAGCGATGTCACGCAGATCTACCTGAACGAGATCGGCGCCAATCCGCTGCTCACGGCACAGGAAGAGGTCGCACTGGCGCGGCGGGTGCGTGCGGGCGACTTCGATGCCCGCCAGGTGATGATCGAGCGCAACCTGCGCCTGGTCGTCAATATCGCCAAGCACTACCTGAACCGGGGAATTCCGCTGCTCGACCTGGTCGAGGAAGGCAACCTCGGGTTGATGCACGCGCTGGAGAAGTTCGATCCCGAGCGCGGCTTCCGCTTCTCCACGTACGCGACCTGGTGGATCCGGCAGAACATCGAGCGCGCGATCATGAACCAGTCGCGCACCATCCGGCTGCCGGTTCATGTGGTCAAGGAGCTCAACCAGGTGTTGCGCGCCCAGCGCCATCTGGAGGCCTCGGGCAACGGCGAGTACAGCCTGGAGGAGATCGCCCAGCGCCTGGGCCGCCCGGTGGAGGATGTCCGGGCCATCCTGGCGGTGTCGGAGCACACCGCATCGCTTGACGCACCGCTGGACATCGATCCTTCTCTGTCCATCGGCGAGTCACTGGCCGACGAGCACGCCGAAACCCCCGAAACGCAGATCCATACCGGCGAGATCGAAACCCTGATCCGCGAGTGGATCGCCATGCTCAACGACAAGCAGCGGCTGGTGATCCGGCACCGTTACGGGCTGGACGAGTGCGAACTGATGACGCTCGAAGAGCTTGCCGCGCAGCTCGGCCTGACCCGCGAGCGGGTGCGGCAGATCCAGCTCGAGGCGCTGGGTCAGCTGCGTCGCATCCTCAAGCGGCGCGGTATCTCCAAGGACGTCCTGCTCTGA
- the mltB gene encoding lytic murein transglycosylase B: MTASTRRLLIALAAATLPITASASYVHREEVREFIREMSSAHGFDDAQLYALLDRAEHHPRVIELIRPPATPGVRSWQRYRARFLDRTRIDGGVAFWQEHAGTIRRASEQYGVPEEVIVAIIGVETLYGRHTGNFETLSALATLAFDYPPRAPLFRRELEQLLLLAREQRRDPMSYFGSYAGAVGYPQFLPSSVRNYAVDFDGDGRIDFDADPVDAIGSVANYLHAHGWQAGRPVAERARIAPTAAVQPLVDAGIDPILSPETLTAAGIARSEGGAPAETATLVDLASPGAETEYWLGYRNFYVITRYNRSSFYAMAVFQLAEALRQANGR; the protein is encoded by the coding sequence ATGACCGCAAGCACCCGCCGACTGTTGATCGCCCTGGCGGCCGCCACCCTGCCGATCACCGCCAGCGCCTCCTACGTGCATCGCGAGGAGGTGCGCGAGTTCATCCGCGAGATGAGCAGCGCCCACGGCTTCGACGACGCCCAGCTCTACGCCCTGCTCGACCGTGCCGAGCATCATCCGCGGGTGATCGAACTGATCCGCCCGCCGGCGACCCCGGGCGTGCGCTCCTGGCAGCGCTACCGTGCCCGTTTCCTGGACCGCACACGCATCGACGGCGGCGTCGCCTTCTGGCAGGAGCACGCCGGGACAATCCGTCGCGCCAGCGAGCAGTACGGTGTGCCGGAGGAGGTGATCGTCGCCATCATCGGCGTTGAGACGCTCTACGGCCGCCACACCGGCAACTTCGAGACGCTCTCCGCACTCGCCACCCTGGCCTTCGACTACCCGCCGCGCGCGCCCCTCTTTCGCCGCGAGCTCGAACAACTGCTGCTGCTCGCGCGCGAACAGCGCCGCGACCCCATGAGCTACTTCGGCTCCTATGCCGGCGCGGTCGGCTACCCGCAGTTCCTGCCGAGCAGCGTGCGCAACTATGCAGTGGATTTCGATGGCGACGGACGGATCGACTTCGACGCCGATCCGGTCGATGCCATCGGCAGCGTTGCCAACTATCTGCACGCGCACGGCTGGCAGGCGGGTCGCCCGGTGGCCGAGCGCGCGCGGATCGCCCCGACCGCCGCGGTCCAGCCCCTGGTCGATGCCGGCATCGACCCCATCCTGTCGCCGGAAACGCTGACCGCCGCCGGCATCGCCCGCAGCGAGGGCGGCGCCCCCGCGGAGACCGCCACCCTGGTCGATCTGGCCAGCCCCGGCGCGGAAACCGAATACTGGCTGGGCTATCGCAATTTCTATGTGATCACCCGCTACAACCGCAGCAGCTTCTATGCGATGGCGGTGTTCCAGCTGGCCGAAGCCCTGCGCCAGGCAAACGGCAGGTAG
- a CDS encoding transglutaminase TgpA family protein, with translation MNAEASAHRWLLATAFLTLAPHAAHLPVWLSALCFALLILRGAQLWRIRQSGPPRLILLVLAAGVAAGIRFHFGHFFGKDPGVALLAALLCLKLLEGDSTRDVRVAVLLSFFLQLGLFFYNQTLPVAALALTGAWLATVTLLALHQPRAAPGVQLRAGGLLFAQALPFMLVLFILFPRVQGPLWGLPADAHSGISGLSDSMAPGSISELSLSDAIAFRADFDGEPPAPTQRYWRGPVLTEFDGRTWRAGRSTPRNEPVYQPDGPNYAYELTLEPHNQRWVLALDYPDAGLAGFAYTGDFQLLAPRPVRSRARFALRARPDTVVGLGESEAVLAAALRLPPQGNPRARELAEGFAGAGGGARDVLQRAVAHLRAGDYVYTLNPALLGEDTVDGFLFDTREGFCEHFASAFVFLMRAAGVPARVVTGYQGGAINPVDNVMVVRQSDAHAWAEVWLAGEGWRRVDPTALAAPRRIEAGLGESLRLGDPRPLLMRAEFSWLRGLRNQWEALSNHWNQWVLGYNPDRQRDLLERLGLARTDWRTLTVMMSAAAGLLMTALLGWAVLQRRRVDPLDRAWLAFCRKAARHGLARAPWEGPLAFAARLREAFPARAADIERIATDYARLRYRAPGAAADIRALKQRIRRLQLS, from the coding sequence ATGAACGCTGAGGCTTCCGCACACCGCTGGCTGCTGGCCACCGCCTTCCTCACCCTGGCACCCCACGCCGCCCATCTTCCGGTCTGGCTGTCCGCGCTGTGCTTCGCGCTGCTGATCTTGCGTGGCGCGCAACTGTGGCGCATCCGCCAGTCCGGCCCACCGCGCCTGATCCTGTTGGTGCTTGCCGCGGGCGTCGCCGCCGGCATCCGCTTTCATTTCGGGCACTTCTTCGGCAAGGACCCGGGCGTCGCGCTGCTGGCGGCCCTGCTCTGCCTCAAGCTGCTGGAAGGCGACAGTACGCGGGACGTGCGGGTCGCCGTGCTGCTGAGCTTCTTCCTGCAACTGGGGCTGTTCTTCTACAACCAGACCCTGCCGGTGGCAGCCCTCGCGCTCACCGGCGCCTGGCTCGCCACCGTCACCCTGCTCGCCCTGCACCAGCCGCGGGCGGCTCCGGGCGTTCAGCTGCGCGCGGGCGGACTGCTGTTCGCCCAGGCGCTACCCTTCATGTTGGTGCTGTTCATCCTGTTCCCCCGCGTACAGGGTCCGCTGTGGGGACTCCCCGCCGACGCGCACAGCGGCATCAGCGGTCTGTCCGATTCGATGGCGCCGGGCTCGATCAGCGAACTCAGCCTGTCGGATGCCATCGCCTTTCGCGCCGACTTCGACGGCGAGCCGCCCGCACCCACCCAGCGCTATTGGCGCGGCCCGGTCCTGACCGAGTTCGACGGCCGCACATGGCGCGCGGGTCGAAGCACGCCACGCAACGAGCCGGTGTATCAGCCCGACGGACCGAACTACGCCTACGAACTCACGCTGGAGCCGCACAACCAGCGCTGGGTGCTGGCGCTCGACTATCCCGATGCGGGACTCGCCGGCTTCGCCTACACCGGCGACTTCCAGCTTCTTGCCCCACGCCCGGTGCGCAGCCGCGCCCGTTTCGCGCTCCGCGCCCGGCCCGACACCGTGGTCGGCCTCGGCGAGAGCGAAGCCGTGCTGGCCGCCGCGCTGCGCCTGCCGCCGCAGGGCAACCCGCGCGCACGCGAGCTGGCCGAAGGTTTCGCCGGCGCTGGCGGCGGCGCGCGCGACGTCCTGCAGCGGGCGGTCGCGCACCTGCGGGCGGGCGACTACGTCTACACCCTGAATCCGGCGCTACTCGGCGAAGACACGGTAGACGGCTTCCTGTTCGACACTCGCGAGGGTTTCTGCGAACACTTTGCCTCCGCCTTCGTCTTCCTCATGCGCGCCGCGGGCGTCCCTGCGCGGGTAGTCACCGGCTACCAGGGCGGCGCGATCAATCCGGTCGATAACGTGATGGTGGTGCGCCAGTCCGACGCCCACGCCTGGGCCGAAGTGTGGCTGGCAGGCGAAGGCTGGCGGCGTGTCGACCCGACCGCCCTGGCGGCACCGCGCCGCATCGAGGCCGGCCTGGGCGAGTCGCTCCGCCTCGGCGATCCGCGTCCGCTGCTGATGCGCGCCGAGTTCTCGTGGTTGCGCGGCCTCCGCAACCAGTGGGAAGCGCTGTCCAACCACTGGAACCAGTGGGTTCTTGGCTACAATCCCGACAGGCAGCGCGACCTGCTGGAACGCCTGGGCCTTGCACGGACCGACTGGCGGACGCTGACCGTGATGATGAGCGCCGCCGCCGGCCTGCTGATGACCGCTTTGCTCGGCTGGGCGGTCCTGCAGCGCCGCCGCGTCGATCCGCTCGATCGCGCCTGGCTCGCGTTCTGCCGCAAGGCAGCACGCCACGGGCTGGCCCGCGCCCCGTGGGAAGGCCCGCTCGCTTTCGCCGCCCGGCTCCGCGAGGCGTTTCCCGCCCGCGCAGCCGACATCGAGAGGATCGCCACCGACTATGCCCGCCTGCGCTATCGTGCGCCGGGCGCGGCGGCGGACATCCGCGCCCTGAAGCAACGTATCCGGAGACTGCAACTGTCATGA
- a CDS encoding DUF58 domain-containing protein has product MPGLLASPGGPLRTALERWLFRIGRAEALPIRLPQRRIFVLPTPAGLAFAATLLVMLIASINYELSLGFALTFLLGGIAVTSIVHAFRNLLNLQIHAGRCEPVFCGEPARFLLQLGNDRDTPRPALQLAAGTSRARIDLPAGEVAEAALELPTSRRGWLRPGRITVETRYPLGLIRAWSVLVPDLRCLVYPAPEADPPPLPSGSNIGPGTRRHQHGDEDFAGLREHQRADSPRHVAWKAFARGGPLLTKQFAGSAGSDIVLDWAELPAGMDDEARLARLSAWLIAAHASGQPFALRLGDAQLPRGTGARHLHEGLMLLALHRSPDDER; this is encoded by the coding sequence ATGCCCGGCCTGCTTGCATCCCCCGGCGGACCGCTGCGCACTGCCCTGGAGCGCTGGCTGTTCCGCATCGGGCGGGCGGAGGCGCTGCCCATCCGCCTGCCGCAACGCCGCATCTTCGTGCTGCCCACGCCGGCCGGGCTGGCTTTTGCGGCCACCCTGCTGGTGATGCTGATCGCCTCGATCAACTACGAGCTCAGCCTCGGCTTCGCGCTCACCTTCCTGCTCGGCGGCATCGCGGTCACCAGCATCGTGCACGCCTTCCGCAACCTGCTGAACCTGCAGATTCACGCCGGACGCTGCGAACCGGTGTTCTGCGGCGAACCGGCACGTTTCCTCCTGCAGCTTGGCAACGACCGCGACACGCCACGGCCTGCGCTCCAGCTTGCGGCAGGCACGAGCCGGGCCCGAATCGACCTGCCTGCGGGGGAGGTCGCCGAGGCGGCACTCGAACTGCCCACCAGCCGCCGCGGCTGGTTGCGTCCCGGCCGCATCACCGTGGAAACCCGCTATCCGCTGGGCCTGATCCGCGCCTGGAGCGTGCTGGTGCCGGACCTGCGCTGCCTGGTGTACCCGGCACCGGAAGCCGACCCGCCACCACTGCCATCGGGCAGCAACATCGGGCCGGGCACGCGCCGGCACCAGCACGGCGACGAGGACTTCGCCGGCCTGCGCGAGCACCAGCGTGCCGACTCGCCGCGCCACGTCGCGTGGAAGGCTTTCGCACGCGGCGGCCCCCTACTCACCAAGCAGTTCGCCGGCAGCGCGGGCAGCGACATCGTGCTCGACTGGGCCGAACTGCCGGCAGGCATGGACGACGAAGCGCGGCTCGCACGCCTCAGCGCCTGGCTGATCGCGGCGCACGCCAGCGGACAGCCGTTTGCACTGCGTCTTGGCGATGCGCAACTGCCGCGCGGCACAGGGGCGCGGCATCTGCATGAAGGATTGATGCTGCTGGCCCTGCACCGGAGTCCGGACGATGAACGCTGA
- a CDS encoding AAA family ATPase: protein MPHHHITRLLEAAGQIILGKEHELRLALTCAIARGHLLIEDVPGVGKTTLAHVMARLIGLQFQRIQFTSDLLPADIIGVSVFDRDTSAFRFHPGPIFSQLILADEVNRATPKTQSALLEAMEEHQVTADGQTLALPAPFFVIATQNPVDQIGTFPLPESQLDRFLMRIRLGYPDRAAERALLMGEDRRSLLERREAVIRPQDLLDLQRAARELIVADRLIDYLHTLVAATRQNAELAAGLSPRAGLALLSAARGWALVDGRDHVLPEDVQAMFPHVAGHRLHLAADGRPAPPEMLRAMIEAVPLI from the coding sequence ATGCCCCATCACCACATCACCCGCCTGCTCGAAGCGGCCGGCCAGATCATCCTCGGCAAGGAGCACGAGCTGCGTCTCGCGCTGACCTGTGCGATTGCCCGCGGGCACCTGCTGATCGAGGACGTACCCGGCGTGGGCAAGACCACGCTGGCCCACGTCATGGCGCGGCTGATCGGCCTGCAGTTCCAGCGCATCCAGTTCACCAGCGACCTGCTGCCGGCAGACATCATCGGCGTGTCGGTGTTCGACCGCGACACCAGCGCCTTCCGCTTTCACCCCGGACCGATCTTCTCCCAGCTGATCCTCGCCGACGAGGTCAACCGCGCCACCCCCAAGACGCAGAGCGCGCTGCTCGAAGCCATGGAGGAGCACCAGGTCACCGCCGACGGCCAGACACTCGCGCTGCCGGCACCCTTCTTCGTCATCGCCACGCAGAACCCGGTTGACCAGATCGGCACCTTCCCGCTGCCGGAGAGCCAGCTGGACCGCTTCCTGATGCGCATCCGCCTGGGCTATCCCGACCGCGCCGCCGAGCGCGCCCTGCTGATGGGCGAGGACCGCCGCAGCCTGCTCGAACGCCGCGAGGCGGTGATCCGCCCGCAGGACCTGCTCGACCTGCAGCGGGCGGCGCGCGAACTCATCGTCGCCGACCGCCTGATCGACTATCTACACACACTGGTCGCAGCGACCCGCCAGAACGCCGAACTGGCCGCCGGCCTGAGTCCGCGCGCGGGCCTCGCGCTGCTGTCCGCCGCACGCGGATGGGCACTGGTGGATGGCCGGGACCATGTCCTGCCCGAGGATGTGCAGGCGATGTTCCCCCACGTCGCCGGCCATCGCCTGCATCTGGCCGCCGACGGCCGGCCGGCACCGCCCGAGATGCTGCGGGCGATGATCGAGGCCGTCCCGCTGATCTGA
- a CDS encoding histone deacetylase family protein — protein sequence MTTTAFITHRECWLHDMGTFHPECPDRLSAINDRLIAAGLDLYLSFYDAPYAEPEQITRAHPASYFEELSANVPEHGIRHLDPDTAMSPNTLKAALRSAGAGVLATDLVMKGEVENAFCAIRPPGHHAERAKAMGFCFLNNVAIAALHALEAHGLERVAIIDFDVHHGNGTEDIFREDPRVMMASIFQHPFYPYSGADNPPAHMCNVPVPAGTRGDAFRQIVSDMWLPALRKHNPQAIFISAGFDAHYEDDMGSLGLVEADYIWVTEQIKGLATECGHKRIVSLLEGGYSLSSLARSVVSHIKALADL from the coding sequence ATGACGACAACCGCGTTCATCACGCATCGCGAATGCTGGCTCCATGACATGGGGACCTTTCACCCGGAGTGTCCCGACCGTCTGTCGGCGATCAACGACCGCCTGATCGCCGCGGGGCTGGACCTCTATCTGTCGTTCTACGACGCGCCTTACGCCGAACCCGAACAGATCACCCGCGCCCATCCGGCGAGCTACTTCGAGGAGCTCTCGGCCAATGTGCCCGAGCACGGCATCCGCCACCTCGACCCGGACACGGCGATGAGCCCCAACACGCTGAAGGCGGCGCTGCGCTCGGCCGGTGCCGGCGTGCTGGCCACCGACCTGGTGATGAAGGGCGAGGTCGAGAACGCCTTCTGCGCCATCCGCCCGCCCGGCCACCATGCCGAGCGCGCCAAGGCGATGGGGTTCTGCTTCCTCAACAACGTGGCGATCGCGGCCTTGCACGCGCTCGAGGCGCATGGACTGGAGCGGGTGGCGATCATCGACTTCGACGTGCACCACGGCAACGGCACCGAGGACATCTTCCGCGAGGACCCGCGGGTGATGATGGCCAGCATCTTCCAGCACCCGTTCTATCCCTACAGCGGCGCGGACAACCCGCCTGCCCACATGTGCAACGTGCCGGTGCCCGCAGGCACCCGGGGCGACGCCTTCCGGCAGATCGTCAGCGACATGTGGCTGCCGGCGCTGCGCAAGCACAACCCGCAGGCGATCTTCATCTCCGCAGGTTTCGACGCGCACTACGAGGACGACATGGGCTCGCTCGGCCTGGTCGAGGCCGACTACATCTGGGTGACCGAGCAGATCAAGGGGCTTGCAACCGAGTGCGGCCACAAGCGCATCGTCTCCCTGCTGGAAGGCGGCTATTCGCTTTCCTCGCTCGCCCGCTCCGTCGTGTCGCACATCAAGGCCCTGGCCGATCTCTGA
- the dapA gene encoding 4-hydroxy-tetrahydrodipicolinate synthase, which yields MITGSLVAIVTPMHEDGSLDIARLRSLIDFHVAEGTDGIVIVGTTGESPTVNFEEHCELIKIAVEHAAGRIPVIAGTGANATDEAVELARFAADAGAAAHLSVVPYYNKPSQEGLYRHFRTIAEAVELPLILYNVPGRTVADLANDTTLRLAEIPNIVGIKDATGSIDRACDLIARAPKGFALYSGDDMTAACFIMLGGHGTISVTANVAPRAMHEMCAAALEGDARRVREINARLVGLHRDLFCEANPIPVKWAVEQMGLIGPGIRLPLTPLSAALHERVRQAMRQAGINV from the coding sequence ATGATTACCGGATCCTTAGTCGCCATCGTCACCCCGATGCATGAAGATGGCAGCCTGGATATCGCCCGCCTGCGCAGCCTGATCGACTTTCACGTCGCGGAAGGTACGGACGGTATCGTCATTGTCGGCACCACCGGCGAGTCGCCCACGGTCAACTTCGAAGAGCACTGCGAGCTGATCAAGATCGCCGTCGAGCACGCCGCCGGCCGCATCCCGGTGATCGCCGGCACCGGCGCCAACGCCACCGACGAGGCTGTCGAGCTGGCGCGTTTTGCGGCCGACGCAGGTGCTGCGGCACACCTGTCTGTGGTGCCCTACTACAACAAGCCCTCCCAGGAAGGCCTGTATCGCCACTTCCGCACCATCGCGGAGGCGGTCGAGCTGCCGCTGATCCTCTACAACGTGCCCGGCCGCACGGTCGCCGATCTGGCCAACGACACCACCTTGCGCCTGGCCGAGATCCCCAACATCGTCGGCATCAAGGACGCCACCGGCAGCATCGACCGCGCCTGTGACCTGATCGCCCGCGCGCCGAAGGGCTTCGCGCTCTACAGCGGTGACGACATGACCGCAGCCTGCTTCATCATGCTGGGCGGCCACGGCACCATCTCGGTTACCGCCAACGTGGCGCCGCGTGCCATGCACGAGATGTGCGCCGCGGCACTGGAAGGCGACGCCCGCCGGGTGCGCGAGATCAATGCCCGCCTGGTGGGGCTGCACCGCGACCTGTTCTGTGAAGCCAACCCGATTCCGGTCAAGTGGGCGGTGGAACAGATGGGGCTGATCGGTCCGGGCATTCGCCTGCCGCTTACGCCGCTGTCTGCGGCACTGCACGAACGCGTGCGCCAGGCCATGCGCCAGGCCGGCATCAACGTCTGA
- the bamC gene encoding outer membrane protein assembly factor BamC has protein sequence MNRSSRTAVSLLALSLVLTGCGSLESKKIDYKSAQTVRPLEIPPDLTAPARDDRYAVPDVSPRGVATYSAYSADRATQPRSGIEVLPVVEQMRIERAGTQRWLVVPGDVDKLWPQLKDFWLELGFILNIDRPEIGVMETDWAEDRAKIPQDFIRSTIGKVLDGLYSTPERDKFRTRLETGKDGQSVEIYISHRGMIEIYPTEAKDHTIWQPRPADPELEAEMLRRLMVRLGADEARAAAQLATAAEPERAQIQTTADGRVALAMEESFDRAWRRVGLALDRIGFTVEDRDRSQGLYYVRYVDPEADNESKSEKGFFSSLAFWRSDEKVAEGGSEYRLRLRGEGEQTVVSVLSREGGEDGSATARRMLSLLQEQLR, from the coding sequence ATGAACCGTTCATCGCGTACTGCCGTATCCCTCCTTGCGCTGTCGCTGGTATTGACTGGCTGCGGCAGCCTGGAATCCAAGAAGATCGACTACAAGAGTGCGCAGACCGTACGCCCACTCGAGATCCCGCCCGACCTGACCGCCCCGGCGCGCGATGACCGCTATGCGGTGCCGGATGTCTCACCGCGCGGCGTGGCGACCTACTCGGCCTATAGCGCCGACCGTGCGACGCAGCCGCGATCGGGCATCGAGGTTCTTCCCGTCGTCGAGCAGATGCGCATCGAAAGGGCCGGCACGCAGCGTTGGCTGGTGGTGCCGGGCGACGTCGACAAGCTGTGGCCGCAGCTCAAGGACTTCTGGCTGGAGCTCGGCTTCATCCTCAACATCGACCGCCCCGAGATCGGCGTGATGGAAACCGACTGGGCGGAAGATCGCGCGAAAATTCCGCAGGATTTCATCCGTTCGACGATTGGCAAAGTGCTGGATGGCCTGTATTCCACGCCCGAGCGCGACAAATTCCGTACCCGCCTTGAGACGGGCAAGGACGGGCAGTCGGTGGAGATCTACATCAGCCACCGCGGCATGATCGAGATCTACCCGACCGAGGCCAAGGATCACACCATCTGGCAGCCGCGTCCCGCTGACCCAGAACTGGAAGCGGAGATGCTGCGCCGCCTGATGGTGCGCCTGGGGGCTGACGAAGCCCGTGCCGCAGCCCAACTGGCTACTGCTGCCGAGCCCGAGCGGGCGCAGATCCAGACTACCGCTGATGGACGCGTTGCGCTGGCGATGGAGGAGTCCTTCGACCGTGCCTGGCGCCGGGTCGGTCTGGCGCTCGACCGTATCGGCTTCACGGTTGAAGACCGCGACCGCTCCCAGGGGCTGTACTACGTGCGCTACGTCGATCCGGAAGCGGACAACGAGTCGAAGAGCGAGAAGGGCTTCTTCTCGAGCCTGGCCTTCTGGCGCAGTGACGAGAAGGTGGCCGAGGGGGGCAGCGAGTACCGCCTGCGGCTGCGCGGCGAAGGCGAGCAGACGGTAGTGTCGGTACTCAGCCGCGAGGGGGGCGAGGATGGCTCCGCGACCGCACGCCGCATGTTGAGCCTGCTGCAGGAGCAGCTGCGCTGA
- a CDS encoding cupin domain-containing protein has protein sequence MITTLLGGLSPRQFLEEYWQKKPLLVRQAVAGFTGVLERDELFDLACDPDVESRWVRHDGDTWEVEHGPQRRSRLRGKRTPWTVLVQGLNLWVPEGDRLLHSFDFIPQARLDDLMVSYAVDGGGVGPHFDNYDVFLLQGMGKRRWQIGDQKDHSLVEGAPLRILRDFRPIHDWVLEPGDLLYLPPHWAHNGIAVGECMTYSIGFRTPTAQELGVEFLGWLQERVCLDAVYADPGLALQDNSALISEAMVDQVASMLQAIRWNRDMVADFLGEYLTEPKPHVFFDPPDEPLSQARFGREVERGGFALDARSILLFRDGRFFLNGEAVDTPAAEHEALAGLAHRRRIDAGHDCSPALLAVLYDWYLAGFGHPRED, from the coding sequence ATGATCACGACCTTGCTCGGGGGCCTCTCGCCCCGCCAGTTTCTCGAGGAATACTGGCAGAAAAAACCTCTCCTCGTCCGCCAGGCGGTGGCCGGATTCACGGGCGTCCTGGAACGCGACGAACTGTTCGACCTCGCCTGCGACCCGGACGTCGAGTCGCGCTGGGTGCGCCACGACGGCGATACCTGGGAGGTGGAGCACGGCCCGCAACGCCGCAGCAGGCTGCGCGGCAAGCGCACGCCGTGGACCGTGCTGGTGCAGGGCCTGAACCTGTGGGTGCCGGAAGGCGACCGCCTGCTGCACAGCTTCGACTTCATTCCGCAGGCCCGCCTGGACGACCTGATGGTGAGCTACGCGGTCGATGGCGGCGGCGTCGGCCCGCACTTCGACAACTACGACGTCTTCCTGCTGCAGGGCATGGGCAAGCGGCGCTGGCAGATTGGCGACCAGAAGGACCACAGCCTGGTCGAGGGCGCGCCGCTGCGCATCCTGCGCGACTTCCGCCCCATCCACGACTGGGTGCTGGAACCGGGCGACCTGCTCTACCTGCCGCCGCACTGGGCGCACAACGGCATCGCGGTGGGCGAGTGCATGACCTACTCCATCGGTTTCCGCACACCGACCGCTCAGGAACTCGGGGTCGAGTTCCTCGGCTGGCTGCAGGAGCGCGTCTGCCTGGATGCGGTATACGCCGACCCCGGCCTGGCGCTGCAGGACAACTCCGCGCTCATCTCCGAGGCCATGGTCGACCAGGTCGCCAGCATGTTGCAGGCCATACGCTGGAACCGCGACATGGTGGCCGATTTCCTCGGCGAGTATCTCACCGAGCCGAAACCGCACGTGTTCTTTGACCCACCCGACGAGCCGCTGTCGCAGGCCCGCTTCGGCCGCGAGGTCGAGCGTGGCGGCTTCGCGCTGGACGCCCGCTCCATCCTGCTGTTCCGCGACGGGCGCTTCTTCCTCAACGGCGAAGCGGTAGACACGCCGGCTGCGGAACACGAGGCCCTGGCCGGCCTCGCGCACCGCCGCCGGATCGACGCCGGACACGACTGCAGCCCGGCGCTGCTGGCAGTGCTGTACGACTGGTATCTCGCCGGCTTCGGCCACCCCCGGGAGGATTGA